The genomic region CCTTTCGTTAGAGTTTGTCTAAGGGTGAGGGTTGTAATCCCTCATAGTAATTAGGGGCGCAGGTTTTAGCTGGCTTGTTTTTCCAGCCCCAGCTTGGCTGCGTTTTGTAGGAGACCGCCGCGGCAAATACGTACGTCGTCTTCGTTGCCCATCATTTCAAAGCGGTACACATAGGGCACTTTGCACTTTCCGGAGATAACCTCTCCGGCTTTGCCAAAGTCAGGGCCAAAGTTGCTATTGCCACCGGCTACAACGGCTCGGATAAAACTGCGATTGTGTTCATTGTTAAGGAAACGAATGACCTGGCGTGGAACAGGTCGGCTATTTTCGCCGGACAGTGAAACTCCGCCACCATAAGTTGGACACACCAGCACATAGGGCTCATTAACTATTAAAGGCTCGTCCTTTAACCGCAGCGGAATACGCACATTCGGTAGGTCGAGCTTTTGCACAAAGCGGTGAGTGTTATCGGTGACGGAAGAAAAGTA from Corynebacterium ammoniagenes DSM 20306 harbors:
- the nrdI gene encoding class Ib ribonucleoside-diphosphate reductase assembly flavoprotein NrdI yields the protein MLVVYFSSVTDNTHRFVQKLDLPNVRIPLRLKDEPLIVNEPYVLVCPTYGGGVSLSGENSRPVPRQVIRFLNNEHNRSFIRAVVAGGNSNFGPDFGKAGEVISGKCKVPYVYRFEMMGNEDDVRICRGGLLQNAAKLGLEKQAS